The genomic segment TAATTGATGGTTCAATAAGCATTATTGCAAGCGACCACGCACCGCACACCATCAGCGAGAAGTTCCATAACAACTACGATGACACATCCCCAGGATTCCCAGGCTTAGAGACAACGGGCCTTCTTCTACTTGACCTATGGAGGAGGGGATTGGTAGACTTAGGTAAGGTTATTAATGCGTATTCGATTAACCCACTTAAGGTGCTTGATGTAAGTAATGATGCGCAATTACTCATTGACACTAAGTCAAGCACAGTAATAGACCCAGACTTATTCATGAGTAAGGCTAAGCACAGTCCATTCTCAGGCTGGGTCACCATGGTTAGGTTAATTGGGTTAATTAAGGGAGGGGAATTGCTCATGGTGGATTCGGATTATGAAAAAATCTTCACTGGTATCATTAGTGAGAATACCTTAATTAAATTAAGTAAAGTAATTAAGTAGTATTAATCTATTGCTAATTAACCTAAGCACCCTAGTGTAGCGAGTAAGCGTTATTAAGACTAGCTTACAACGAGTATTGACGCAAGATGTCAACAGTAAAAATAACCCTGAATCCGCAGCAGTATAGGAGTAAGGTGTGGGTTGATTGGTGTCCTGGTTGTGGTAATTTCGGTATTTTGGCTGCTGAGACCCAGGCTTTGGCTGAACTTGGGTTGAATCCAAGGCAAGTGGTGGTGGTTTCAGGTATTGGGTGTTCAGGTAAAATACCGCACTTCATGAATATTGAGGGTGTTCACACTCTTCACGGTAGATCAATACCATATGCGATAGGCATTAAGTTGGCTAATCCAAGTTTGGAGGTTGTTGTTAATGGTGGTGATGGTGATTTGCTTGGTATTGGTGTTGGTCATTTTGTTAGTGCTGGTAGGTATAATGTTGATTTAACCATTATTCTTCATAATAATGGTGTCTATGGTTTAACTAAGGGTCAGGCTTCACCAACATTACCTAGGAATGTTAAGACTAAGGCATTACCTAAGCCTAATATTAAGGATGCAGTCAACCCAATAATCCTAGCCCTAGCCAGTGGATACACCTTCGTAGCTAGGGCATACGCATACGATACAAGACACTTAAAGGACGTGATAAAGGAGGCTATTAGGCATAAGGGAACAGCACTAGTAGACGTCCTACAACCATGCCCAACATACAACGACATAAACACAAAGGAATGGTACGACAAAAGAGTATACAAGCTAGACAATGAGAAATGGGACCCAGTGGTGCATGATGAGAAAGAAGCTGAAGAGAAGCTTGTTAAGGCTATTGAGAAGGCTAGGGAACCCATGGATGAGAAGATACCCATAGGGGTATTTTACCAGAATGAACTCGTGCCAACGTACACCGATAGATTAGCATCAAGAATAAGCAATTACCTAGAATTACCACCAGCTAAACAGGTCATTGAGAAGGATGGTGAATCCCTAACATTAATCGATAAGATACTTGAGAAGAGAAGGGTAATATAGCCTTAAGTATTAATTTATTAAAGCCTTAGAATTAATCCAGGAAATTGTGAGCTTTGGTTCAGTGATTGTGGATTACTTAAGTAAGCTGAATTAATACTAACACGTTTGCATGGGGACTAAGAATTTTATGGGTAAGGCCTTTAATCACTACAGGGTTTGAGAAGGGTTAATTGGATTATAGCCACTATACTTATCTCCAGGATGAAGAATGCATCATTAATTGGGGGATTCTATAGAGGACAGTGTATATACCGTTATGTTAATCCGAGTTAGCAATTTCATTTACCGAATTTCCTCTCAACGCTTGCATAATACCTTAGGGCCTCTTGGAAGTCCTCTCTACTGAAGTCAGGCCAATATTTATCAAGGAAGTATAATTCGGCGTAAATGGATTCCAGCGGAAAGAAGTTACTTAGCCTCCTCTCGCCTCCGGTTCTGATAACTAGGTCTATGAATGGGTTAGGTAGGAAGCTGGTTGGTAGTAGTTTAATTAATTCATCATCATTAATTAACCTGCCAATCTTAGTGATGGCTGTATTAACTAAGTCCACGATGGATTGGTAACCACCATAAACCACCGCTAGGTTGAGGAAGTGGGAATTATACATCTCGGTGGCGTTCATGGTCTTAATAGCCTCATCAACGACGTATGGCGGTAGGTTCCTCCACCTACCTATTAAGGTAACCTTAACTTTATTACCATGTATCCTAGGATCCTCCCTAGCCTTCTTAAGCTTCCTAATGAGTAACTCGTATAGAATCCTCTTCTCCATCTCGCTCCTATTCATGAAATTCTCATAGGATAGAATATATACGGTGACTGCCTGCACATTATTATCAAGCGCCCATTCTAAAACCTCCTCAACCTTATCCGACCCGATTAAGTAAGCCGTATATATATCCATGCCATGAGCCATAGCCCACCTTCTATTACCATCTGGAATGATCCCAATATGATTCGGTAAACGCTTAATATTATTAGCCATATCTGTTGCCCAATATCTGACAGTTCAATTTATAAAAATTACTGTACGATGAAGTTCATGCATTTATCTTTACATATATGTGTATATTATTGAAATGAGATTGCAGCTTAATGATACTTTATAAAATGTTGAGTAGACTTTACGCAGAGTAAGGTAATAAACCCTAGCTTAGATTAAAAACACGGCGTCTATGATTAGCGAAGCATTTATTAACTAGAAGCCAGTTTCTTCATTATGAAGTTTTGCCCTAAGTGCGGAACAGCAATGGTTCCAGTGAAGAAAGGGAATGCAACATACTTAAAGTGCCCTAAATGTGGGTATGAGGAGAAGGTTAATAAGAAGGATAGGAAGTCTTTCGTTGAGAGAAGTGTTGTTGAGGAGGATAAGCGCGTTAAGGTACCTATAGTTGAGAATAAGAGTAGCTCGGAGGAGGAGGTTGATGAGGATTACCGTAAGCAGCTCCTAGATAACTTACTGGAAATGGGGGAGGATTTCGATTAACGTAACCTCCATTAATACTAAGCTTCATTACTACGGTAGCAACGTAATATTAATTACTCTGCAAGT from the Caldivirga maquilingensis IC-167 genome contains:
- a CDS encoding 2-oxoacid:ferredoxin oxidoreductase subunit beta; its protein translation is MSTVKITLNPQQYRSKVWVDWCPGCGNFGILAAETQALAELGLNPRQVVVVSGIGCSGKIPHFMNIEGVHTLHGRSIPYAIGIKLANPSLEVVVNGGDGDLLGIGVGHFVSAGRYNVDLTIILHNNGVYGLTKGQASPTLPRNVKTKALPKPNIKDAVNPIILALASGYTFVARAYAYDTRHLKDVIKEAIRHKGTALVDVLQPCPTYNDINTKEWYDKRVYKLDNEKWDPVVHDEKEAEEKLVKAIEKAREPMDEKIPIGVFYQNELVPTYTDRLASRISNYLELPPAKQVIEKDGESLTLIDKILEKRRVI
- the uppS gene encoding polyprenyl diphosphate synthase, which gives rise to MANNIKRLPNHIGIIPDGNRRWAMAHGMDIYTAYLIGSDKVEEVLEWALDNNVQAVTVYILSYENFMNRSEMEKRILYELLIRKLKKAREDPRIHGNKVKVTLIGRWRNLPPYVVDEAIKTMNATEMYNSHFLNLAVVYGGYQSIVDLVNTAITKIGRLINDDELIKLLPTSFLPNPFIDLVIRTGGERRLSNFFPLESIYAELYFLDKYWPDFSREDFQEALRYYASVERKFGK
- a CDS encoding zf-TFIIB domain-containing protein, with protein sequence MKFCPKCGTAMVPVKKGNATYLKCPKCGYEEKVNKKDRKSFVERSVVEEDKRVKVPIVENKSSSEEEVDEDYRKQLLDNLLEMGEDFD